From Anticarsia gemmatalis isolate Benzon Research Colony breed Stoneville strain chromosome 16, ilAntGemm2 primary, whole genome shotgun sequence:
GCATTACTGAGAAAAATACAGCAATAAGAACGATAATTGTGATAATAgagcaattaattataataaaatcaatcaatctTTGTCAGAATTCAGTATTTCACCAGAATTCGTGACCGATAGGAATTCTTCATTTTATCTCTAAGATGTTGACCTAAATTTGTgagtaaattataattgaaataactgAGGCCGTCGGTAACTtgcttaatgaataaattaattatgtctTCAGCCTATATTATTCGGCGCCTGTTGATGAGGAATTCTGCTTTGTAATTTTCTTCAGGAGAAAGTGCCAACCGCACGTGGCGAGCGCGGTGGACTGGCCCGATTAAAgccttaaaatttagaaaaactAAACTTATAATGCTATGATTTCGTTAAGGGCATATTCTAACACGCTAAGTTTACAAAACATCACAAAACCACTTCCCTTCTGATGTCGTCCCAAGAAAAGTATGTCATACAAAAAACTTTGCAAAGTTCGCGTGTCTGTGAGTTGTTGGTTAAAAATTCAGTCCATACGTACATACTGTAATATTATGCAAAGGTGAGACGTCGAGAAAGCGAAACTTTTAGCACCCCTCGGGGTATCTTCGAAAGGTTTGAAGAATCTCGGGAAATTGGGACATCCTGCAGAATTAGGTCGTACTAATCATGCCCGACTCGatggtaatttttttaaaaacttttgtaaagTAACTTTAACAAACTCATCTGATATTTTTTACGCGAACGGTTTTCTGCTAATATAGTGGGGTAAAAACTTACGAAATCTTTTAGGAATACGGCCACCTGAAAAatatatcacacctttttcttTACAGTATTAGATTCTTCAGGGATGGAACACTATCAGCTCGGGTCATGAACGTAACGTACGAACTTTATAGGAATAACGTCGATCGGATTCTAGGTTTGGAGAAAACCTACATAAGTAATGACAGGTTATTCGATTGGTGGAGTAACACCTTTACTTTCGCTCCTAGAAACGGCAAGATAAACGAGTTTtcccttaaaataaaaatcaaatactgTACGCAATCACGTAAGTGCCCGAACTAAAAGCACTTAGCACAAAAGGTGTGTACAGAAACCTATTTCCGAGATTATAACAGCCACGAACTTCGAGTCCTCAACGTATCCAATTTTGAGATTAGTTTTGTAGCAATACATCTGTATCTTGAAACTTGGAACTCCGAAGGGAAGGTACTTTCGCGAGACCGAAATGAGATTGCCTTTTGTTATCACTATGTACTTCGACAAGGTTCGGATGTGGATAAAACGTGTCAAATGTTTAGCTGAACTGAATTCTGAAGTTGTGACATGTTAAGGAAAGGGATACGACTTGTTCTGATAACCATCTATTGGAGTTAGACTCAAGGACAAGGCGTTTCGAGACGAATTCTTGGAAGGGGATATTAGAAGACCGTTTAGTAGGAATCGCTTTTGAtgttctgttatttatttaccaagTATACATTTGAATCGTGTTTGTGTTCAAGTTAATGTAAAGGTTATTGAGTTCCAAACCTTTGTACTCAGTTATGAGTTTACTAAGTATTTTGAGATATGAAGGTTGGTAAGTAAATTGAGAATCCGGAACAATCTATTTCTGtaggtaaaattattattgtacccCATCGAATAGTTTAACTATCATGTCGTCAATCGATGGCTCGATTTATTCTTAAAGCGTGGCATTAACTATGACAGATACTagttagtttaaattaatttcagatACACAATAGTCTTGCATTAAAATTCGTTGGTTCTAGAAAACTTTCGTTTTAACAATAGCAAAgaattgacatattattatgtctaaaaAAATGGAGTTACATTGTACTTAGTTAAAAATGAGcctttaaaaacaaagaagtTACCTATACCtaattgttttaagtttaaaatatcttCCAATACAGGCTGTTTGTGCTTAACGGGAGGCTCCAATCACAaacattatgtaggtactatccTAGaactaataattttcttttctttttcaattaattattctaCAAAAGCACCCAGATACGACATAACTAATCCTGCTATTTACTTCCACTATCAAATCGAAACAAACTAAAGCATCCGACTACACGAAAGTACAACATTGTACAATGTACAGGGCATCGAATTTCCACGCTGCAAATATTGGCAAATTGAAAAATTGCAAAACTAATTTGCTGCAACGGACGTAGACATTCACCGCACAATTTggactttaattaaaaattgtcgTCGTATTGTTGATTAGTTTCGGTGTTCGTTCACTtagaatgttttttaattactatcTTTGTGAAGAGAATCTGTTTAGACTAGAAACCCGTGGCGATGACGTTGTTAAGTAAGTTTACGGTTTTTGATTGTTTtagtttctgaaaaatatttacggAGTGTTTTTTAAAACTCACGGGTGTCTTTCTGGAGTAAGGGAAGGGTTGGATCGTACGTTAGCCACGCTGGACAACGTGGGCTTAAAATTTGATCAACAGGATCAAAAATTCCTACAAGTGCAAGTTTTTGTTCATTCTACGGGATGtgaattaagtataaaattaaaaactttgtttcGCCGATGCGTCGTTGATTTGGGCATAGTTAAGGTGAACGCCACACCATTACTGCGTCGggcggtcgtgggttcgaatttcacaaaaaactaatatttgtgaGATCCAAAGAGTTGTACCGGCTCTGTTAGACTTTATattcgttatttgtatgtttgtaaaagttcaagatctaattatataattattttatcgatttgttttatttcaggtataataataatcacattAGTAGCACTTACACGAATTTCGGAACAAAATGATACAGAAGTTTTCAAACTGGAAGTGGACTTGCCAACGTATTTAAAAGACATAATGTTTGGCAGAAACGAGTCAAAGAAGTTACTACGAACGTCTGTTGATTTCTCCAATGGTGATGATGGTGTGAACGTGAATgtatgtacttaaaatataaatcaaaataattttattaatttatagacaAGACTGTTGACAACCGAACAATCGGCGACAAATTTTATCTGCGAGATCTAGGTACTATCCttcaagcatttttttaaagcttGTTCTTTTAAAATCAACGTACTGGTGGCGACCGACCTCACACAATAAGCAAGAGTCCATGAGTCTCTTTAAAACGGAGTCTGTAACTGGAACTCTAAAATTTAAGACCTCTCACCGATAATTTTTACGTGTAATAATATCCATTGACCGCTTAAGACTTGTCTTTATACGTTcatgttttttacttattttttttcaggTGAAATCCGACAGTGCCGTAATATCTGCTATCGAAACAGCTCTTCGTTTTATTCCTATACTAACGAATAGTTACGCCTTACTGAGTGGCATGGGGATGCGAAGGTTCATGGAATCCGatgcaataaacaataatactgAGGGAATCTTGGAAAAACTTGTGGAGTCGAACAAAGACCGAGCGAAATCTATAGAAGATTTTAATGTAAGACCTACAtacctatatgtatattatgatgcctgataagccacgtcaaaggccttcgggcggcttgaactactttaGCACTAGGTTGACGACTAACCATAcggtaagaagaagaagaatccGAAGTAGGCTGAGGTCCACTCGTATTTCGCTATTAGCAATGTTAGTCCCACGTAATAGTGGGCGAGCCTTTTGcctataccgggcacgttaccaaactctacACTAGTATTCTGAAtagtctaaaataaattagaaaaagatcACTTGGTCCGACCTGGGAAAAGAAACCGAGACCTCGCGTttagcagtcagatacactactgACCGCGTCATAGCGgcagccaatttttttttattttttttttttaaaaagacaactcccgcactaagaattactcttgtgtcgcggggacttttacaaacatacaaataacggacacgaagcacaaccagacccgaaacaattatttgtggatcacacaaataattgctccgtgtgggaatcgaacccacgaccttccgttgcagtggtatcggcgtggcgacttaaaccgctgcgccacggaggcagtcacttCCGAAACAGTTAATTAACTTTCCGAGTCTGAAGTAGCAGTCGCAATCGAAACGAACAGTGTCCTCCCTTATCATAACCCATTACCTACGTCTTGTACTTTTCATCTCCTACACAACGGCGTGTAGCTATATTCAGACCACACAAttggatataatattttttaacgttttttaaCGTTTCTTTTCCAGTCTAAATTCTCAGAACTATTCAGCAGTACCAGACGAGGGAGAGGTGAAAGAAGAAGCAAGGAGCCCTGGCCTCGCGTGGAGATCGCCCCTGGAGCCTACAAGACAGAAAGAATGACGTACCCTCCAGATTTCTTTGCCAGCAGACTGAGACACTTAATTCACCTAAAGgaaaaagaagagaaaaagaaaGGATGATTTTTggatttatttctataacaataaaaataaattaaggatTTCTGGTAcgtgtttttattatatgtgtagttttcagaaaaaaatcgaTAAGAAATTAAGCTTCCTCACAGGCATTCAGAGATTTGAGTAATAACTTTAACACTAAAAGATTCTCGTATTAAAACAAGTGTTATGTATTTTTACGTATTTAATAGCGCGATTTCGACAGTCGATACCAAGAgattggcatttaaaatgtagtgcaaAAATCGTTCCTTCGGCGCCCGCTAAGacgcgctgatcaggttttcataatacaaaatttctcgatagctaccaTTACATACCGTTCAGttacacattataataatcTCTACTTAGTcgataactataaaaaaacagtctTCTTATGCAAGTTTCTCAAGTAAAACTCTACACAATAAGTCACTTCAACTAAAGCAAACACTAAAATCTTACTAAAAGCTTATACCTTTACACGAAAAAACTAAGTAAGACTGAAAATAAAGTATCACAGTGCATTAACCATCTCGTTTGTAAAACTAGTTATGAAGACTACGGAGGAACGATGTCAAGTGGACGCTTTAATAAATTCTCTCTCAAAAATAGGATGGAGAAGTAAAGCTGAAGCGTGATTATTATTCAGTGCAAAATCTGCATTTTACCTTTCGTAAATTACTGTGTAACTATCTGCGCTGTAGGGCGACCATGAAACTTggtaagtaaaaatgtttactattATTACGGTGGATATTTTTGACAAGTTTGGTAAAGGAGCAGTAAGTCTAAAGAATGAAAGATGTTGTGTTTGAGAACTAAGTTGGGTTATAAATATTCTTGCAGTCTGATGATGACGTTGGAGAGAGAGTAATAAGGCCAATCTAGTAAGTAGTTTAATGACGGTGATCAGGTGATCTTTTTTTGATATTCAGGACTACTAATCGTTACAAACAGAAAATCCATCGAAAATAAAAGACACTTTGGTTAGGATTAACTGAAGCACCAATTGCCGTACCAGATATTATTGGGGACTGAGGGTTTGATATCAAACCCTCATAATATCTGAACTTAAACATATATATGTTTaagttatagtttttttttttttttttttaacatttttctatatattcaatgtacagaattttgttataaataaactaaaactaaacattaaattaatacattaaataataattttatatgtacaaacgaaaaaaaaaaaaaaaaaaaaaaacaaaaaaaaagttatagttaTATACGCTTGGGACGCTGATcagtttaacataaaaaaatcgataGCTTAGCTTCCGGTAGTTAACTAATATGAAGGCAAAGTCCTTCgtgtacaaatatatttacatgtgaTCTCGTTTCATCCaagaatattttacttaatataaatggGCTtcgtataaaaagtaaaatccTGGTAGCAGTAGTGTTGCAGGTGTCTGACACTTTAATGTGATTAGCAGTAGACACGGCCGCTTAGCAGAGCTTATGTGAACTGCAACGATCTACCTTTATTTACTTGTTCTTGTTGCTCTGTTATTTATGTTGTAAAGAGCTTTTGTTCCGCAGAGGTTTCTGTTGTCTGCTTTGATGGTTCTGTGAGGGTCTTTGAATTAAATAGTGATTTTTGTTTACGTAGTACAGTTCATACTAAATGTGAGGGGCTATACGTGTGTCTGTTACAGTTTGATGGCTTAACTGCAAAACCGATTTTCAGAAATGGAGATACTTAATTTGAGCCGTGCGGACCATTAGTATATGCAGATTATGGTACTGTTCTAAATGTTACCTGAAAACTATAGCTAGTCCCATCccaaaattgaaaaaaactaaattctgTTCGTCTCTTACGATTATATGACCATTGAACTGACTTTCATAATGCAACATGGAGATAGTAGAGGACTCGGGATATCTATCTATTCAGCTCACTTCTACTCATTGTTAAGCATAGACTTGCTGCTCACTTTTTATTTCCGAATCTAATATTGGCTGGTTTTTTAAAAAGTCAAATCCCAAAATTTTCTTTAACGCAATTTACACGCGAGCGGAGTCGCGGGAGAGCCAATAGTTCGATAAACACCAAATACTATTTGCAATATTCAAGACTATGTGTAGATTAGGTCACTAAGCTTCTATGTAGGTCAAGCAAGAACGTTTGTTTCTCTCATTTAAATACCGTTGTTTACTTAAATGCGCTTCTGTTGTGCAGTTGGTCGTGTAGCGACGAAGGCGGCGGGCGATGCGGTCAGCGTGGATAGTCTGTGGCAAATTACTTTGTGTGTATGAATATAGCTGCAAGTCATTGCGAggaagaataataaaaacaagagaCTTAGGAGAGGAGTCCATCCGTTGTGTCAGCAAGTTAGGAAAATTCAGCAATTAAAGTTTTAGCATGAATTCTCAGTTATAGTTGTTTAACAATGTTCGTGCTGAATATAGCAGCATATCACTGCGCAGAAGGTATgatataaatacttttgatgAAAGCATTGAGTGGCGGTAGAAGAAGAAATCGCATCGCTTTATTCACTATTTAACGCGTCTTAAGCTTAGCTTTTCTTGAACTTAAAGACCCTCAATAATCTTCTGGATAACAGAGAAAATACGGGACGTGTTTTTCGAGAAATTACGAACTTTATTAAAATCGCTTATCGCTATCGCTCGTGTGTGTGGCC
This genomic window contains:
- the LOC142979621 gene encoding uncharacterized protein LOC142979621, which produces MFGRNESKKLLRTSVDFSNGDDGVNVNVKSDSAVISAIETALRFIPILTNSYALLSGMGMRRFMESDAINNNTEGILEKLVESNKDRAKSIEDFNSKFSELFSSTRRGRGERRSKEPWPRVEIAPGAYKTERMTYPPDFFASRLRHLIHLKEKEEKKKG